GCACCGGTGCGACGGTGATCGGCGTCGACCTGAACGGCGGCACCGAGAAGTTCACCCTCGACTTCGGCCAGGACTGCCAGTTCGATCAACTCCTCGGCGGATACGACGGCTATGTCATCTCGGTCCTCGGCGCCAAGCTGGAACGCCGGTCGGAGGAGCAGGGCGTCGCGACCTCCACCAGCGCGGTCTTCGGCGTCGACCTCAGGGCCCAGCGCGCCGTCGTCATACCGATCGACCCCGAGGACGTCGGCGTTCCCCTCAAGCCCGTCATCACTTCCGACTACTTCGTCTACGCCGACGGGCTGCGCAATGTCACGGTCCGCAGCACCCGCGACGGCGGTGGCCTGCTCTGGCGGCACCCTGTGGGCTACGACCTGCGGCCGGGCCTCGCGGTGCTCGGCGGAACCGTGTTCGCCCTCGGCTCCGAGTTCATCGCCCTGGACCTCGCCACAGGAAAGCTCCGCTGGAAGGCGGAGGCGGAACACGGCACGTTCGCCTCCCTCGGGGCGGGCGGCAACACCGTCTACGCCACGGGCACCGATCCCTACGGCGTCCACGCCTTCAACGCGGCGACCGGCGCCCGGCGCTGGTTCTGCGAGACCCCCCGCCTCAACGTCGACCACCCGGTCGCGGTGGGAGCCCACACCGTCCACGTGCCGGCCTTCGAGAACAGGAACGGCTTCTACGCGATCGACGCCGCCTCCGGCCGTCTGCTGTGGAACTTCACCGACGGCCGCGAGACCGGCGTCAACGACTGGCAGCTCTCCTGCGACGGGGCCGGACACCTCGTGGCCCAGCACTTCGACCGGGCCTACGGACTGCCCGTCACCTGAGGAACCGGACCCGGACAGCCACCGCCGGCGAGCCATCGGCGGGCTCCAGGGTGGGTCTCTTCCGGCAGGAGACCTTCCCTCCTCCTGCACTCGCCCATACTCTGACGCCCCGTCAGATAATGCGCCAGAGTATGGGAGGCCACCGGTATGTCACTCCTCTCCGGAAAGACCGTCGTCGTATCCGGAGTCGGCGCCGGGCTCGGTCACCAGGTCGCCGCCGCCGTCGTCCGGGACGGCGGGAACGCGGTGCTGGGTGCCCGGACCGAGGCGAACCTCGCCAAGAGCGCCGCCGAGATCGATCCGGACGGGGCGCACACGGCGTACCGGCCGACCGACATCACCGACGAGCAACAGTGCGCCGAACTCGCGGAGTTGGCGGTGGAACGGTTCGGGCGGTTGGACGCGGTCGTGCATGTGGCGGCATGGGACAGCTACTTCGGCGGCCTTGAGGACGCGGACTTCACGACCTGGCAGTCGGTCATCGATGTGAACCTGCTGGGGTCGCTGCGGATGACCCGGGCCTGTCTGGCGGGGCTGAAGGCGGCGGGCGGCGGTTCGGTCGTGTTCGTCGGGACGCAGTCGTCCGTCGCCGCTCCCTCACAGGTACGGCAGGCCGCGTACGCCGCCTCGAAGGGGGCACTGACCAGCGCGATGTACTCGCTGGCACGGGAGCTCGGGCCGTACCGGATCCGGGTGAACACCGTGCTGCCGGGCTGGATGTGGGGGCCGCCGGTGCGGGCGTACGTGCAGTTCACGGCGCACACGGAGGGCGTGCCGGAGGACGAGGTGCTGAAGCGGCTCACCGAGCGGATGGCGCTGCCCGACCTCGCGACCGACGGGGACGTGGCGGACGCGACGGTGTTCCTGGCCTCGGACCGGGCGCGGGCGATCACCGGACAGTCCTTGCTGGTCAACGCCGGGGAGCTGATGCGGTGAGTTCATGTAGGTGAACGCAGGCCACCATCTCGAATACTTTTACCTTCCCTTGACCTTACGTCAGCTTGTCGTGTCCACGCTGTGGCGCCCACGATGAGCGCCGGGCTGATCCCTGGGAGGGCGCATATGAACGGTCTCGACTGGGCCGTGCTCATCGGCTATTTCGGCGTGATGGTCGCGATCGGCGTCTGGTCGCACAAACGCGTCGACGACGTCAGCGACTTCTTCACGGCGGGCGGCAAGATGCCGTGGTGGCTGTCCGGCATCTCGCACCACATGTCGGGCTACAGCGCGGTGATGTTCACCGGGTACGCCGGCATCGCCTACACCTACGGCGTGACGTCCTTCGTGACGTGGTCCTTCCCCATCGCACTCGGCGTCGCCATCGGCTCCAAGCTGTTCGCGCCGCGCATCAACCGGCTGCGCTCACGGCTTCACGTGGCCTCACCGCTGGAGTACCTGAAGAACCGCTACGACCTCAAGACACAGCAGGCGCTGGCCTGGTCCGGCATGATGCTGAAGATCGTGGACGTGGGCGCCAAGTGGGCCGCGATCGCGACCCTGTTGTCGGTGTTCACCGGCATCTCGCTCAACCAGGGCATCCTCATCACCGGCTGCATCACGGCCGTCTACTGCACGATCGGCGGCCTGTGGGCCGACGCCCTCACGGAGTTGGGCCAGTTCGTCATCCAACTCCTCGCGGGTGTCGCGATGTTCATCGCCGTGGTCCTGAAGCTCAACGACAAGGGCATCGGGTTCTTCGGCGCCTGGGACGAGCCGGAGCTCCAGGGCCACGGCGAGCCGCTGGTCGGACCGTACGGAACGGTCTTCCTGCTGGCCTTCCTCTTCATCAAGCTCTTCGAGTACAACGGCGGCATGCTCAACCAGGCCCAGCGCTACATGGCCACGGCCAACGCACACGAGGCCGAACGCTCGGCCCGCCTCTCGGCGATCCTTTGGCTGGTGTGGCCGGTCGTCCTGTTCTTCCCCATGTGGATGTCGCCGCTGCTGGTCCAGTCGCAGAAGCCGGACGGCTCCGACTCCTACGGCCTGATGACCGAACAGCTGCTGCCGCACGGCCTGTTGGGCCTCGTCATCGTCGGTTTCTTCTCGCACACCATGGCCATGTGCTCCTCCGACGCCAACGCGATCGCGGCGGTCTTCACCCGGGACTGCGCACCGGTGGTGTGGCGCAGGGCGCGCAGCTGGAGCCAGGGGCAGGGACTGCGGGCCGCCCGCATCACGACGGTCGCCTTCCTCGGCCTGTCGATGGCGGCGGCCACCCAGGTCAACTCCCCCACCTTCAAGGACATCATCACGGTGGTCATCAGGTGGGTCGCCGGTCTGATGGGCCCGATGGCCATCCCGATGATGCTCGGCCTGCTCCGCCCGTTCCGCCGCTCCGGTCCCACCGCCGCGCTCACCAGCTGGTCGATGGGTCTGCTCGCCTTCTGGCTGGTCAACTACCCGATCAGCTGGAACGTCGAGGGCGGGGTCCCGCTCCAGTACCAGGTCTCGATCCCGCTGGTGGTCTCCCTCGTCCTCTACATCCTGATCGGCTTCCTGAAGCCGGAGGACACCCCGGAGCGTCTCGCGATCATCGAGAAGATCAACACCGACGGGGACGGGGAGGGAACGGCGTCCGCGGCGATCCCGACGCCGGCGGACGGCGCGGACGACGTGGTCGGTACGGGAGTGAAGGACTAGGAGCCGGGAGGAGCCGGGACCAGGTCCGCCAGAAGGGCTCTAGGCCCTCGGGTACCGCGCGAGCCATCCCGGGGACGCTCCCACGGGGCCGTGCAGCGCGGGCCCCTGGGTCATCTCCATCGCGAAGTCGTCGGCGAGTTCCAGCAGGGTGGGACGGCCCTCCAGTTCGGCCAGCCAGGCCGGCGGGAGGGCCGTCTCCCCGTGCACGGCACCCAGCAGGCCGCCGGTGAGGGCGCCGGCCGCGGCGGAGGGCCCGTCGTGGTTCACGGCGAGGCACAGGCCGTGCCGTACGTCCTCTCCGACCAGCGCGCAGTACACGGCCGCGGACAGCAGCCCGTCCGCCGAGCCGTCCGCCGCGAGTTCCTCCACCCGCGCCGGGGTGGGCATCCCCTGCCGTACGGCACCCAGCGCGTGCTGGAGCGCGTCCGACACGGGCTCGTGCCCGGGCCGCGCGGCGAGCAGCGCGAGCGCCCGCTGCACCGCCCCGTCCAGGCTCTCCCCGAGGGACAGCGCGTGCACGATCACGGCGTACGCGCCCGCCGACAGATAGGCGACGGGGTGCCCGTGGGTCTGCGCCGCACACTCCACGGCCAGCTGTACGACGAGCTGCGGCTCCCATCCGACGAGCAGCCCGAAGGGCGCGGACCGGGCCGTGGCCTCGGGGCCGAGCTCGGCGGGGTTCTTGGGCGACTCCAGGGTGCCCATGGTGTCGTCGCCGAACCCGAGGAGCAGGGACCGGGTCGGGTCGCGGCGGGCGTACAGCCATTCCTCCCGGGCCAGCCAGCCGTCGTCCTTGCGCCGCTCGTCGGGCCCCCAGTCCCGCTGAGTGGCGGCCCACCGCAGATACGCCTTGTGCAGATCGGTGGGCGGATGCCAGGCGCCGGTGTCCCGTCGCACCTGGGCCCGTATCAGCCCGTCCACGCTGAAGAGGGTGAGCTGGGTGAGATGGCTGACGGCGCCGCGCCTGCCGTACCCGAACCCGAGGTCGACGAGCCCCTCGGCGCCGTACGTCTCGCGGATCTCGTCCAGTCCGAGCCCGTCTATCGGCGCGCCCAGCGCGTCACCCACGGCCACCCCGAGGAGCGTGCCGCGCACCCGGCTGCGGAAGTCCTGCTGCTCGGCCCGCCCCCAGACGACGGCCCCGGTTGCCGCACCCACCCAGACCTCCCCGTGGCGACCGTCCGTATGTACGACGCCCTGCACTGTAATCGACGGGGGGTGGGAGGTTCAGGGGGCGTGTGGGTATGCGCCTCTTCTGCCGAAAGCTCTTCTACCGAAAGGCGGCGGCGTTGCGGGCCGCCCACTCGGCGAAGGAGCGGGGCGGACGCCCGAGAAGCCGTTCCACGTCCGGGCGGACCCGCAGCAGACCGTCCGACGGGGCACCGAGCATGGCGAGGGTGGCGTCCGCGACGGGCTCCGGCATGAACCGCGCCATCTCCGCCCTGGCCTCGGCCCGCGTCTGCTCCACGAACCGCACCGGCTCGCCCAGCGCGCCCCCGATCGCGGCGGCCTGTTGCCGGGGCGACACCGGGGCGGGCCCGGTCAGCTCGTGGACCCGCCCCGCATGGGAGGCATCCCGCAGGACGACGGCGGCGGCCTCGGCGATGTCGTCCGGATCGACGGTCGGCAGC
This is a stretch of genomic DNA from Streptomyces sp. NBC_00285. It encodes these proteins:
- a CDS encoding ADP-ribosylglycohydrolase family protein; translation: MGAATGAVVWGRAEQQDFRSRVRGTLLGVAVGDALGAPIDGLGLDEIRETYGAEGLVDLGFGYGRRGAVSHLTQLTLFSVDGLIRAQVRRDTGAWHPPTDLHKAYLRWAATQRDWGPDERRKDDGWLAREEWLYARRDPTRSLLLGFGDDTMGTLESPKNPAELGPEATARSAPFGLLVGWEPQLVVQLAVECAAQTHGHPVAYLSAGAYAVIVHALSLGESLDGAVQRALALLAARPGHEPVSDALQHALGAVRQGMPTPARVEELAADGSADGLLSAAVYCALVGEDVRHGLCLAVNHDGPSAAAGALTGGLLGAVHGETALPPAWLAELEGRPTLLELADDFAMEMTQGPALHGPVGASPGWLARYPRA
- a CDS encoding SDR family oxidoreductase: MSLLSGKTVVVSGVGAGLGHQVAAAVVRDGGNAVLGARTEANLAKSAAEIDPDGAHTAYRPTDITDEQQCAELAELAVERFGRLDAVVHVAAWDSYFGGLEDADFTTWQSVIDVNLLGSLRMTRACLAGLKAAGGGSVVFVGTQSSVAAPSQVRQAAYAASKGALTSAMYSLARELGPYRIRVNTVLPGWMWGPPVRAYVQFTAHTEGVPEDEVLKRLTERMALPDLATDGDVADATVFLASDRARAITGQSLLVNAGELMR
- a CDS encoding sodium:solute symporter family protein, which codes for MNGLDWAVLIGYFGVMVAIGVWSHKRVDDVSDFFTAGGKMPWWLSGISHHMSGYSAVMFTGYAGIAYTYGVTSFVTWSFPIALGVAIGSKLFAPRINRLRSRLHVASPLEYLKNRYDLKTQQALAWSGMMLKIVDVGAKWAAIATLLSVFTGISLNQGILITGCITAVYCTIGGLWADALTELGQFVIQLLAGVAMFIAVVLKLNDKGIGFFGAWDEPELQGHGEPLVGPYGTVFLLAFLFIKLFEYNGGMLNQAQRYMATANAHEAERSARLSAILWLVWPVVLFFPMWMSPLLVQSQKPDGSDSYGLMTEQLLPHGLLGLVIVGFFSHTMAMCSSDANAIAAVFTRDCAPVVWRRARSWSQGQGLRAARITTVAFLGLSMAAATQVNSPTFKDIITVVIRWVAGLMGPMAIPMMLGLLRPFRRSGPTAALTSWSMGLLAFWLVNYPISWNVEGGVPLQYQVSIPLVVSLVLYILIGFLKPEDTPERLAIIEKINTDGDGEGTASAAIPTPADGADDVVGTGVKD